A stretch of Gemmatimonas aurantiaca T-27 DNA encodes these proteins:
- a CDS encoding peptide ABC transporter substrate-binding protein, giving the protein MIPTRFRRSVLVHGVIASLCAALAACGDAARTPGDTGEAGGTLIVAVPAEPATLFPPLAEGSQDAAIIGAVFDRLAEIGPALETYGDGGFRPRLASSWVWAGDSLSIAFTIDSLARWHDGQPVVANDVRYTFQVYTSDSVAASNRSMLGNIDSVSVRDPRTAVFWFKRRTPQQFHDATYHMYVLPSHLLAGTSMKQLAASPFARNPVGSGRFRFGSWVAGQRVEIVADTSNPRGRAKLDRVIWSIASDFGAATVKLFAGEADFFEYIRQGDLGQIARAPSLRLVDNRALQYFFLGFNLNDASGSAAPHPIFGNVQVRRALHMAVDRASIVRNAYDSLGLVALGPAPRALIPDTTSFKQLPYDPTAARAMLDSAGWLDTNNDGVRERDGRRLSFELLVPNSSAGRRSLAILLQEQLRAVGAEVKPLVLEVSAFSTRTDGRKFDAYMGGWASSPGLVGMPQTWGAKGSGNVGRYRSMAFDALVDSALTTFNREASHRYWARAFQQIVNDAPAIWLAEQRAPVALHKRFIVPPLRPDGWYADLADWRVDPAQRIDRDRIGLGAAR; this is encoded by the coding sequence ATGATCCCGACCCGATTCCGACGCAGCGTCCTGGTACATGGCGTGATCGCATCCCTGTGCGCCGCGCTCGCGGCCTGCGGTGACGCGGCCCGTACGCCAGGTGACACCGGCGAAGCGGGCGGCACCCTGATCGTGGCCGTACCCGCCGAGCCGGCGACCCTCTTTCCGCCGTTGGCCGAAGGCAGTCAGGACGCAGCCATCATCGGCGCGGTGTTTGATCGCCTGGCCGAGATCGGCCCCGCACTGGAAACCTATGGCGACGGTGGCTTCCGTCCCCGCCTGGCCAGCTCCTGGGTCTGGGCCGGTGATTCCCTGTCGATTGCGTTCACCATCGATTCTCTGGCCCGCTGGCACGATGGACAGCCGGTGGTCGCCAACGATGTGCGATACACCTTCCAGGTGTACACGTCCGATTCCGTCGCGGCCAGCAATCGCTCGATGCTCGGCAACATCGATTCGGTCAGCGTCCGTGATCCACGCACCGCCGTCTTCTGGTTCAAGCGTCGCACGCCGCAGCAGTTCCATGATGCGACCTACCACATGTACGTCCTGCCGTCGCACCTGCTCGCCGGCACGTCGATGAAACAGCTTGCGGCCTCACCGTTCGCACGCAATCCGGTGGGCAGCGGGCGGTTCCGCTTTGGTAGCTGGGTGGCTGGCCAGCGCGTCGAGATCGTGGCCGACACCAGCAATCCGCGCGGGCGCGCCAAGCTCGATCGCGTGATCTGGAGCATCGCGTCCGACTTCGGTGCGGCCACGGTGAAGTTGTTTGCCGGCGAAGCGGACTTCTTCGAATACATCCGCCAGGGTGACCTCGGGCAGATCGCGCGGGCACCGTCGCTGCGTCTCGTCGACAATCGCGCGCTGCAGTACTTCTTCCTCGGCTTCAATCTGAACGACGCCTCGGGCAGTGCGGCGCCACACCCGATCTTCGGCAACGTGCAGGTGCGCCGCGCGCTGCACATGGCGGTCGATCGAGCGTCCATCGTGCGCAACGCCTACGACTCGTTGGGGTTGGTGGCGCTGGGGCCTGCGCCGCGTGCACTCATTCCCGACACCACCAGCTTCAAACAGCTCCCCTACGATCCGACCGCCGCCCGTGCCATGCTCGATTCGGCCGGATGGCTCGACACCAACAACGATGGGGTGCGCGAGCGGGATGGGCGACGTCTGTCGTTCGAGTTGCTGGTGCCCAATTCCAGTGCGGGACGGCGCAGCCTGGCCATCCTGCTGCAGGAACAGTTGCGGGCCGTGGGCGCTGAAGTGAAGCCCCTGGTGCTCGAAGTGAGCGCGTTCTCCACGCGCACCGATGGCCGAAAGTTCGATGCCTACATGGGGGGCTGGGCCAGCTCACCGGGATTGGTGGGCATGCCGCAGACCTGGGGTGCGAAGGGCTCGGGCAATGTCGGTCGGTATCGCAGCATGGCATTCGATGCGCTGGTGGACAGTGCCCTCACCACGTTCAATCGTGAGGCCAGTCATCGATACTGGGCACGCGCCTTCCAGCAGATCGTGAACGATGCGCCGGCCATCTGGCTCGCCGAACAGCGCGCGCCGGTGGCGTTGCACAAACGCTTCATCGTGCCGCCGCTGCGTCCCGACGGGTGGTATGCCGACCTCGCCGACTGGCGCGTGGATCCTGCCCAGCGCATCGATCGCGATCGCATCGGCCTCGGCGCCGCGCGCTGA
- a CDS encoding ABC transporter permease, with amino-acid sequence MSWPSSASIRGSDRSLWVLLGTLTLLAIAAPWVSPYAPERQLDIVALRSAAPSWMHPFGTDSFSRDVLSRVLHGARISLGFALAAVLLGLVLGTTYGALTAFAPRTVSTILRRAIDVALSIPRLLVLLALTAFLGPLSVWQLVLLVGFTGWFATARQVTDELDALQRREFALAAQAMGVRTARLFHRHLLPHLAPLLAVTGTFAVANTIALEAGLSFLGLGIQPPTASWGTILQDGAGSIESEWWITVFPGLATIGAVLLCNILGDALRDRFAPAHVAGVVTPLPGAIVSTSSDSPSNDQRAIGDPESFHRSAPRT; translated from the coding sequence GTGTCCTGGCCATCGTCGGCGAGCATTCGAGGATCGGACCGCAGTCTGTGGGTGCTGCTTGGCACACTGACGCTGCTGGCGATTGCGGCTCCATGGGTGTCCCCGTATGCCCCGGAACGGCAACTGGATATCGTGGCACTCCGCAGTGCGGCCCCATCCTGGATGCACCCGTTCGGCACCGACAGCTTCTCACGCGATGTCCTGAGTCGCGTGCTGCACGGCGCGCGGATTTCGCTGGGGTTTGCATTGGCCGCCGTGTTGCTCGGTCTCGTGCTCGGGACGACGTATGGCGCGCTCACCGCGTTCGCGCCGCGCACCGTTTCGACCATCCTGCGTCGCGCGATCGATGTGGCGCTGTCCATTCCCCGTCTGCTCGTGCTGCTCGCGCTCACGGCGTTTCTCGGACCGCTCTCCGTCTGGCAACTGGTGCTGTTGGTGGGATTCACCGGCTGGTTTGCCACGGCGCGACAAGTGACCGATGAACTCGACGCCCTGCAGCGCCGGGAGTTTGCGCTGGCGGCGCAGGCCATGGGCGTGCGCACCGCGCGCCTCTTTCACCGGCATCTGCTGCCACATCTGGCACCGCTCCTCGCCGTGACCGGTACGTTTGCGGTGGCCAACACCATCGCCCTGGAGGCCGGCCTGAGTTTCCTCGGTCTGGGCATCCAACCGCCGACGGCCAGTTGGGGCACCATCCTGCAGGACGGAGCCGGGTCCATTGAATCGGAATGGTGGATCACCGTCTTTCCGGGACTTGCCACCATCGGTGCGGTGTTGCTGTGCAATATCCTCGGCGATGCCTTGCGCGACCGGTTCGCCCCGGCGCACGTTGCGGGCGTCGTGACCCCCCTGCCGGGTGCCATCGTCAGTACTTCCAGTGACTCACCGTCGAACGACCAGCGTGCGATCGGTGACCCCGAGTCCTTCCACCGTTCCGCACCCCGGACGTGA
- a CDS encoding ABC transporter ATP-binding protein, whose amino-acid sequence MTGPLPLVSVRNLRKHFPIRSGLLQRVTGAVKAVDDVSFDVASGETLALVGESGCGKTTTGRALLRLIEPTSGSVHIEGTDLLALRGESLRRMRRHLQIVFQDPYGSLNPRMTVGAAIREGLIVHAIAEGAEADRRVARLLDEVGLRPEYAARYPHEFSGGQRQRIGIARALAVEPRFIVCDEPVSALDVSVQAQVVNLLQDLQRDRGLAYLFIAHDLAVVAHMADRVAVMYLGRIVELAPRRQLFSGPRMPYTKALLSAVPVPSPGVPRHRILLPGDPPSPANPPSGCVFHPRCLHPLKDASCTQLVPPLEEKSPGHFVACLKEPSTSTPTP is encoded by the coding sequence ATGACCGGTCCCCTGCCGCTCGTATCGGTGCGCAACCTGCGCAAGCATTTTCCCATTCGCTCGGGGCTGCTGCAGCGGGTGACCGGCGCCGTGAAAGCCGTCGACGACGTGTCGTTCGATGTCGCGTCCGGGGAAACGCTGGCGCTGGTGGGGGAATCCGGGTGTGGCAAGACCACCACGGGTCGCGCCCTGCTGCGACTGATCGAACCCACCAGCGGCAGTGTGCATATCGAAGGCACCGACCTGCTGGCGCTGCGTGGAGAATCGCTGCGCCGCATGCGGCGTCATCTGCAGATCGTGTTCCAGGATCCGTACGGTTCGCTCAATCCCCGCATGACGGTGGGAGCAGCCATTCGCGAAGGCCTCATCGTGCACGCCATTGCGGAAGGTGCCGAGGCGGATCGTCGTGTGGCACGCCTGCTCGATGAAGTCGGATTGCGCCCCGAATACGCCGCGCGATATCCACACGAGTTCTCGGGTGGACAGCGGCAACGCATCGGTATCGCACGCGCATTGGCCGTGGAGCCTCGGTTCATCGTGTGTGATGAACCCGTATCGGCACTCGATGTCAGTGTGCAGGCACAGGTGGTGAATCTGCTGCAGGATCTGCAGCGCGACCGAGGCCTGGCCTACCTGTTCATCGCCCACGACCTCGCGGTGGTGGCTCACATGGCCGATCGGGTGGCGGTCATGTACCTGGGGCGCATCGTGGAGCTGGCGCCACGTCGGCAACTGTTCAGCGGGCCGCGGATGCCGTATACCAAGGCATTGCTGTCCGCCGTGCCGGTCCCCTCACCGGGAGTGCCGCGGCACCGCATTCTTCTCCCGGGTGATCCCCCGTCACCGGCGAATCCGCCCAGTGGCTGTGTGTTTCACCCGCGCTGCCTGCACCCTTTGAAGGACGCCAGTTGCACCCAGCTCGTGCCTCCGCTGGAGGAGAAGAGTCCGGGACATTTTGTGGCCTGCCTCAAGGAACCGTCCACCTCGACCCCCACCCCATGA
- a CDS encoding peptide MFS transporter yields MTHVATQVADRSFFGHPRGLGLLFAAEMWERFSFYGMRALLVLYLVNVLEWDKVSAASLYGTYTMLVYLTPLIGGYLADKYIGTHRALLIGGAVISAGHFVLALPGMQAFYAGLGLVVIGTGFFKANVSTMVGQLYEAGDTRRDSGFTLFYMGINTGGFLGPLVCGYLAQSPRFGWHYGFAAAGVGMVLGLIMYSLLKRKYLGTIGDIPAARLAPATDTVNTASAMPDVSIRNGIVGAVVGGVLAWLISSGSLLGVMVGATIGGALAISVLGTSGEERNRVIALFIVAFFVVFFWAAFEQAGSSMSLFADKNTNLQLGSFTIPSSWFQSVNSFFIIAFAPIFAWMWVVVGKRGLEPSTPLKMSIGLALIAIGFGILMIGGSQADTGVKVSPMFLIGAFLFHTFGELCLSPVGLSYVTKVAPVRFASLLMGVWFLANAAANKVAGFLAGYTPLPGEAAAAPQAGFGGYIQQLAGTNRGFFSIFVVSSLTAAIVLFFCVPLLKRLTRTVKA; encoded by the coding sequence ATGACACACGTTGCGACGCAGGTCGCCGATCGCTCGTTCTTCGGCCATCCGCGCGGACTCGGGCTGCTCTTCGCGGCCGAAATGTGGGAACGCTTCTCGTTTTACGGCATGCGCGCACTGCTCGTGCTGTACCTCGTGAACGTGTTGGAGTGGGACAAGGTCAGCGCGGCCAGTCTGTATGGCACCTACACCATGCTGGTGTATCTCACGCCACTGATCGGCGGCTATCTCGCCGACAAGTACATCGGCACCCACCGCGCCCTGCTCATCGGCGGCGCCGTGATTTCCGCAGGACACTTCGTGTTGGCTCTGCCGGGCATGCAGGCCTTCTATGCCGGACTGGGGCTGGTGGTGATCGGCACGGGCTTCTTCAAGGCCAACGTCTCCACGATGGTGGGCCAGCTCTATGAAGCCGGTGACACACGACGGGATTCGGGCTTCACGCTGTTCTACATGGGCATCAACACCGGTGGCTTCCTTGGACCGCTGGTGTGTGGCTATCTCGCACAGAGCCCGCGGTTCGGTTGGCACTATGGATTCGCCGCCGCCGGTGTGGGCATGGTGCTTGGCCTGATCATGTATTCGCTGCTCAAGCGGAAATACCTCGGCACTATTGGCGACATTCCGGCGGCACGCCTCGCACCGGCCACCGACACGGTGAACACAGCATCCGCCATGCCGGATGTGTCCATACGGAACGGTATCGTCGGCGCGGTAGTGGGCGGTGTGCTGGCCTGGCTGATCTCCTCGGGTAGTCTGCTCGGAGTCATGGTGGGTGCCACAATTGGTGGTGCGCTCGCGATTTCCGTGCTCGGCACCAGTGGCGAAGAGCGCAATCGCGTGATCGCACTGTTCATCGTCGCGTTTTTTGTCGTGTTCTTCTGGGCAGCATTCGAGCAGGCCGGATCGTCCATGAGCCTGTTTGCCGACAAGAACACCAATCTGCAGCTCGGGTCCTTCACGATTCCATCGAGCTGGTTCCAGTCAGTGAACTCGTTCTTCATCATCGCCTTCGCGCCGATCTTCGCGTGGATGTGGGTGGTGGTGGGCAAGCGGGGACTCGAGCCCAGCACACCACTCAAGATGTCGATCGGTCTCGCGCTCATCGCGATCGGTTTTGGCATCCTCATGATCGGTGGCAGCCAGGCCGACACGGGCGTGAAAGTGTCGCCGATGTTCCTGATCGGGGCATTCCTGTTCCACACCTTCGGCGAGTTGTGCCTGTCGCCAGTCGGCTTGTCGTACGTGACCAAGGTGGCGCCCGTGCGTTTTGCCTCGCTGCTGATGGGCGTGTGGTTCCTCGCCAACGCTGCGGCCAACAAGGTGGCCGGCTTCCTCGCCGGCTATACGCCGCTGCCAGGAGAGGCCGCCGCCGCTCCGCAGGCCGGATTCGGTGGCTACATCCAGCAGCTCGCCGGCACCAATCGCGGCTTCTTCTCCATCTTCGTGGTGTCGTCGCTCACCGCCGCCATCGTGCTCTTCTTCTGCGTTCCGTTGCTCAAGCGGCTCACACGTACCGTGAAGGCCTGA
- a CDS encoding ABC transporter permease, with protein MSSRRLLARTWQCALVILTAATLAFFCLHLAPGDPAAALGDAVPPDVRARMRALYGFEEPLLTQYGRWLGALLQGDLGWSTQQRRPVSAVLMDALPNTLMLILPAFVLSAGIGMAIGAWQGAHARSRRDRITSTMLLVIYSVPEFWLAMALMLLFARTWHLLPATGVTSELYPYLSTSAQLVDRLKHLVLPVTSVALIGVATFARYQRSSMRDTVDLPFVRTASASGLPRARVLRGAWRASLLPVITLAGVLLPSYLAGVIFVEQIFSWPGLGYVLLRAIAARDYAVVASCVVLGSTLTALGAWFAEWLRERADPRLRASAALHTTVSA; from the coding sequence GTGTCGTCTCGGCGCCTGCTCGCACGCACCTGGCAATGCGCGCTGGTGATCCTGACGGCGGCGACCCTCGCCTTCTTCTGCCTGCATCTCGCTCCGGGTGATCCGGCGGCGGCATTGGGCGACGCGGTCCCGCCCGATGTCCGCGCGCGCATGCGGGCACTGTATGGCTTCGAGGAACCGTTGCTGACGCAGTACGGCCGATGGCTGGGGGCCCTGCTGCAGGGTGATCTGGGATGGTCCACCCAACAGCGACGCCCTGTGTCCGCCGTGTTGATGGACGCCCTGCCCAACACCTTGATGCTGATCCTGCCGGCCTTTGTGCTGAGTGCAGGCATCGGCATGGCCATCGGGGCCTGGCAGGGCGCACACGCCCGCTCGCGGCGTGATCGCATCACGTCGACCATGCTGTTGGTCATCTACTCGGTGCCCGAATTCTGGCTGGCGATGGCGCTGATGCTGCTGTTCGCGCGCACATGGCATCTGCTGCCGGCCACCGGCGTGACGAGCGAGCTCTATCCCTACCTCAGTACCAGCGCGCAACTGGTCGATCGCCTGAAACATCTCGTGCTGCCGGTGACTTCGGTGGCACTCATCGGTGTGGCCACCTTTGCGCGATATCAACGCAGCAGCATGCGCGACACCGTGGACCTGCCGTTCGTGCGCACGGCATCGGCGAGTGGGCTGCCGCGTGCGCGTGTACTGCGTGGCGCCTGGAGAGCCTCCCTGCTGCCCGTGATCACGCTTGCCGGCGTGTTGCTGCCGTCCTACCTGGCGGGTGTGATCTTCGTGGAACAGATCTTTAGCTGGCCCGGCTTGGGCTACGTGCTGCTGCGTGCCATCGCCGCACGCGACTATGCCGTCGTGGCGTCCTGCGTGGTGCTTGGCAGCACACTCACCGCGCTGGGTGCCTGGTTCGCGGAGTGGCTGCGTGAACGCGCCGATCCCCGACTGCGCGCGAGTGCGGCGTTGCACACGACGGTGAGCGCGTGA
- a CDS encoding glycosyltransferase has product MLYLAIPAYNEVATIGVLLWRLRTVLAEFPREYEVVVYDDASTDETAAVAEQYERAMPVRVLRGTQHLGYAGATDALLRHIANATRYPRRDAVLLMQGDFTDPPVLVPEFARRFEGGADLVVGERTVVADAPVPVRRLFRAAHWAMRPFVRVDDVRDLTASMRLVRIAALRDALRVAGNAPFLSGDSWTANADLLLKLAPHARRVESVPLEPTYGVRMRDTRRVAMRDGLAALKWAWGARGRKAVLGSETDAADGDRRPERGNTRRREERKDDRRSDRRDEPELSVERLREKVREREGTRGLDGAPPPESRRERQRSRDREREAESRANERAPERGAERGAERGAERSAERAAGERSSRRDRSSEQTTERTADRAPERSGRPERGESSSPRERPSRPERPDRARVRAEQSEGASDGAAENVREPRQARARHSEEQTSESRRPRREGVRDEPLRAALDDGLELDDPFAPPPQRRDRLEQVLDARPDRTRPRDPAPEVVVTPPDQPSNETPSLIDQALDRNDAPAHDDEPQDADAAEGSDDGGEDGAEAEGQPRKRRRNRRSRRGRRRRGDAEGSAEGTTESDAEGGADDLSSEGGREAVDDADDTPSDNPAPRRRQRPMEGAPVARRQQDAISEDGSAGSAIETPDDLADEVSDEFDEEASARPRRRGRRGRRGGARRSRGRRERGDGAAESDAPDGDD; this is encoded by the coding sequence GTGCTCTACCTCGCCATCCCCGCGTACAACGAGGTTGCCACCATCGGCGTCCTGCTGTGGCGGCTCCGCACAGTGCTCGCTGAGTTTCCGCGCGAGTACGAAGTCGTCGTCTACGACGACGCGAGCACGGACGAGACGGCGGCAGTGGCCGAGCAGTATGAGCGCGCCATGCCGGTGCGTGTCCTGCGCGGCACACAGCATCTGGGGTATGCGGGTGCCACCGACGCCCTGCTGCGTCACATCGCGAACGCCACGCGATATCCGCGACGGGATGCCGTGCTGCTGATGCAGGGCGACTTCACCGATCCGCCGGTCCTGGTGCCGGAATTTGCTCGCCGGTTCGAAGGGGGCGCGGATCTGGTCGTGGGCGAACGCACCGTGGTCGCCGACGCGCCCGTTCCGGTGCGCCGCCTGTTCCGCGCCGCACACTGGGCCATGCGTCCCTTCGTGCGGGTGGACGACGTGCGTGATCTCACCGCGTCCATGCGTCTGGTGCGCATTGCCGCGTTGCGTGATGCCCTGCGTGTGGCGGGCAACGCGCCATTCCTGAGTGGCGATAGCTGGACAGCCAACGCCGACCTCCTGCTCAAGCTCGCACCTCATGCGCGGCGGGTGGAATCGGTGCCATTGGAGCCCACCTATGGCGTTCGCATGCGGGACACGCGTCGCGTCGCGATGCGGGATGGGCTGGCGGCACTGAAGTGGGCGTGGGGCGCCCGGGGCCGGAAGGCGGTGTTGGGTTCGGAAACCGATGCCGCGGATGGTGATCGTCGTCCGGAACGAGGCAATACGCGTCGACGGGAAGAGCGAAAGGATGATCGTCGAAGCGACCGTCGCGACGAGCCTGAGCTCTCCGTGGAGCGACTCCGCGAAAAAGTGCGCGAACGCGAAGGCACGCGGGGGCTCGATGGCGCACCGCCGCCGGAATCCCGTCGCGAGCGGCAGCGTTCCCGTGATCGGGAACGGGAAGCGGAGTCACGCGCGAACGAGCGGGCACCGGAACGTGGCGCAGAGCGTGGTGCAGAGCGTGGTGCAGAGCGCAGCGCTGAACGGGCAGCGGGCGAACGCTCCTCCCGTCGTGATCGGAGCAGCGAGCAGACCACCGAGCGCACGGCAGACCGTGCCCCGGAACGCTCCGGCCGTCCGGAGCGCGGCGAGTCCTCATCGCCCCGTGAGCGTCCCTCTCGTCCAGAGCGTCCGGATCGCGCCCGTGTCCGCGCCGAGCAGTCGGAAGGCGCGTCGGACGGTGCAGCGGAGAACGTCCGTGAACCGCGCCAGGCGCGGGCGCGCCACAGTGAGGAGCAGACCTCGGAATCCCGTCGGCCACGCCGTGAGGGGGTTCGGGACGAGCCTCTGCGCGCCGCGCTGGATGATGGGCTCGAATTGGACGATCCGTTTGCTCCACCGCCGCAGCGTCGCGATCGGCTCGAGCAGGTGCTCGACGCCCGTCCCGACCGCACGCGCCCGCGCGATCCGGCGCCCGAGGTGGTCGTCACGCCGCCCGACCAGCCGTCCAACGAGACGCCGAGCCTGATCGATCAGGCGCTCGATCGCAACGATGCGCCCGCCCACGATGACGAGCCGCAGGATGCGGACGCTGCGGAAGGGAGTGATGACGGTGGCGAAGACGGTGCAGAGGCTGAGGGGCAGCCTCGCAAGCGACGTCGGAATCGCCGCAGCCGCCGTGGGCGTCGTCGTCGTGGCGACGCGGAAGGCAGCGCCGAAGGAACCACCGAGAGTGATGCGGAAGGTGGAGCCGACGACCTTTCGAGTGAAGGTGGCCGTGAAGCCGTCGACGATGCGGACGACACCCCGTCCGACAATCCCGCTCCGCGTCGTCGCCAGCGCCCGATGGAAGGCGCGCCGGTCGCCCGACGCCAACAGGACGCCATCTCCGAAGACGGATCGGCCGGCAGCGCC
- a CDS encoding ABC transporter ATP-binding protein, translating into MNAPSARALLDVRSLRIAFPASPAPVRVVDGVDLAVEAGETVCIVGESGCGKSMTALSLLRLVPSPGQIATGSSIVFDGQDLLSLDERSLRAVRGRQMAMIFQEPMTALNPVLTVGDQIAEVVRVHTKCSAREAWTRAVEMLSQVGIADAAARARQYPHELSGGMRQRVMIAMALVLSPKLVIADEPTTALDVTIQAQILDLLRTMRERSGLALLLITHDLGVVAEMASRVLVMYAGRVVEEAPVQELFASPSHPYTEGLMAAMPRLGQEQDRLTTIRGSVPPPNALPSGCTFRDRCPHAFDRCAQEEPALLTVGSLHRVRCHLVEEPQRRRLPVTEGAA; encoded by the coding sequence GTGAACGCTCCTTCTGCTCGCGCCCTGCTCGATGTGCGATCGTTGCGCATCGCCTTTCCCGCCTCGCCTGCCCCGGTGCGCGTGGTGGACGGCGTGGACCTGGCGGTGGAGGCTGGTGAGACCGTCTGCATCGTGGGCGAGTCCGGGTGTGGCAAGTCCATGACCGCACTGTCGTTGCTGCGCCTGGTCCCTTCTCCGGGGCAGATCGCCACGGGCTCGTCGATCGTCTTCGATGGACAGGACCTGCTCTCGCTCGACGAGCGTTCCCTGCGCGCCGTGCGTGGCCGGCAGATGGCCATGATCTTCCAGGAACCCATGACGGCGCTCAACCCCGTGCTCACGGTCGGGGATCAGATCGCAGAAGTGGTGCGCGTGCACACGAAGTGCTCGGCGCGGGAGGCGTGGACGCGTGCCGTGGAGATGCTCTCGCAGGTGGGGATTGCCGATGCCGCTGCGCGTGCGCGGCAGTACCCGCATGAGTTGTCTGGCGGTATGCGTCAGCGCGTGATGATCGCCATGGCGCTGGTACTGTCGCCCAAGCTCGTCATCGCCGACGAGCCCACCACGGCACTCGACGTGACCATTCAGGCGCAGATTCTCGACCTGCTGCGCACCATGCGTGAACGCTCGGGATTGGCGCTGTTGTTGATCACGCACGACCTCGGCGTGGTGGCCGAAATGGCATCGCGCGTACTGGTGATGTACGCCGGGCGCGTGGTGGAGGAAGCGCCGGTTCAGGAGCTGTTCGCGTCGCCTTCTCACCCGTACACCGAAGGACTGATGGCAGCGATGCCGCGCCTGGGTCAGGAGCAGGATCGGCTCACCACCATTCGCGGCAGCGTACCGCCCCCCAACGCCTTGCCCAGCGGCTGCACCTTTCGCGACCGCTGCCCGCATGCGTTTGATCGTTGTGCACAAGAGGAACCGGCACTGCTGACCGTGGGATCGTTGCATCGTGTGCGCTGCCATCTCGTCGAAGAGCCACAGCGTCGACGCCTGCCGGTGACCGAGGGCGCCGCATGA
- a CDS encoding lipoate--protein ligase family protein: MAIDAALLAQAVPGVAVWRWYGWSAPTVSFGRNERVAGRFSPDSLAKAGLTAVRRPTGGRALLHAREITYSVTVGLASEAGWRDAYDAVNHILHGALRHMGVDVQRAGAQPPVAPDGPVCFDLPAEGELVVEGRKLVGSAVWRQGTRYLQHGSILLHDDQAMLATASMQPMDPIPPAAALLQMPGIKDAETARATLDAAVRHALPRDAIVTAFTASASLLEEIDVQHRVFTNADQLWRR; the protein is encoded by the coding sequence ATGGCCATCGATGCCGCGCTCCTGGCCCAGGCGGTGCCCGGAGTCGCGGTCTGGCGGTGGTATGGCTGGTCAGCGCCCACGGTCTCCTTCGGACGCAATGAGCGCGTGGCCGGTCGCTTCTCGCCGGACAGTCTGGCCAAGGCCGGGCTGACCGCAGTACGGCGTCCAACCGGAGGCCGGGCCCTGCTCCACGCCCGCGAGATCACCTACAGCGTCACGGTGGGACTGGCGAGCGAAGCCGGTTGGCGGGACGCCTACGATGCGGTGAACCACATCCTGCACGGGGCCCTGCGTCACATGGGCGTGGACGTGCAGCGCGCTGGCGCGCAGCCTCCGGTGGCACCGGATGGCCCGGTGTGTTTCGACCTGCCTGCCGAAGGCGAGCTGGTGGTCGAGGGACGCAAGCTGGTGGGCAGCGCCGTCTGGCGGCAGGGCACCCGCTACCTGCAACACGGCAGCATTCTGCTGCACGACGATCAGGCGATGCTGGCCACCGCGTCGATGCAACCCATGGACCCGATTCCACCCGCGGCGGCACTTTTGCAGATGCCCGGCATCAAAGACGCCGAAACGGCGCGGGCGACGCTCGATGCCGCCGTACGGCACGCGTTGCCGCGTGATGCGATCGTGACCGCGTTCACCGCTTCCGCGTCGCTCCTCGAAGAGATCGACGTACAGCACCGTGTGTTCACCAATGCGGACCAACTCTGGCGCCGCTGA